One window of the Deltaproteobacteria bacterium genome contains the following:
- a CDS encoding ABC transporter substrate-binding protein: MAYPVEKGPTDHVRNLLESISDVLEDRVDPKEEGQSGKAGAIKNLIVANFDQVEMARGALGAKWDELTDQKRDEFLSLFKALFLESYTKLVLNFLRREELEITGESEVDGRKMVLTRIRRRDDVIPVSYYLQKEDERWLIVEVDIDGVGIVRNYNRSFGNVIRKASFDDLIERMRIQERALKKGSESD; encoded by the coding sequence ATGGCATACCCTGTTGAGAAGGGACCGACGGACCATGTGAGGAATCTCCTGGAAAGCATTTCGGACGTTCTCGAAGACCGGGTGGATCCTAAGGAAGAGGGCCAGAGCGGAAAGGCCGGAGCCATAAAGAATCTCATAGTGGCGAATTTTGACCAGGTCGAGATGGCTCGGGGCGCGCTGGGGGCGAAGTGGGATGAGCTTACGGATCAGAAACGTGACGAGTTCCTGAGTTTGTTCAAAGCGTTATTTCTTGAATCCTACACAAAATTGGTTTTGAATTTCCTAAGGCGTGAGGAACTGGAAATCACAGGCGAATCCGAGGTCGACGGCCGTAAGATGGTTCTCACCAGGATTCGCAGAAGGGACGATGTCATTCCGGTTTCTTACTACCTTCAAAAAGAAGACGAACGATGGCTGATCGTAGAAGTCGACATTGACGGTGTGGGAATTGTTCGCAACTATAACAGGTCCTTTGGCAACGTAATTCGCAAAGCGTCGTTCGACGATCTTATTGAGAGAATGCGAATTCAAGAACGCGCCCTGAAAAAGGGCTCTGAGTCGGACTGA